DNA from Magnolia sinica isolate HGM2019 chromosome 19, MsV1, whole genome shotgun sequence:
GGTTTGACCGAGCTCTCGATAGAAAGAGCTACGTGAGCTGAAGATCAAGGAAGAAAAAACAAACTTAAAACGTACagtcaatccccattgtttcctatggcatacATGCCCtacttcagatttggatctaccttaatttTGGACTTATGCCCTTACATAAGTTAGAGAAAATGGACGGAATAGATGTGAAGGGCATCGGTTGGCGATTGGCCTCACCTAACTTCCACCTGCAGGAACATGCTATAGGCATGGATGGGCACATGCAAAACACAACCTTTATGATGTTGAACACTAAGCTGTCCACGTACTGGCCCATATGAGCTTGGGGTAATCCTGATTTTTTTCTATTGACGTCCAACATCATCTTGATCTAATGATTTAACGGATTGAATCTCACATACTCGTTATTGCGGACCCCCATGGCCTTTTGCTGCATTGAAGTTGGCTAGCCTCACCCATGGCCTTTTGCTGCATTGAAGTTGGCTAGCCTCACCCATGGCCTTTTGTTGCATTGAAGTTGGCTAGCCTCACCCAAGATTGTGCGACccttattgtgggccccaccttgatgtatttattctaaatcTACTTTGCCCATTCATTTTGTCAGATTATTTTGCCGcaagatcccaaaattgaagcatatctaattcTTAGTTGGACCGTAGCATAGGAAACATTGATAATTGTCTATtaacgggccacaaaagttttggatcaagtttatatatatatatatatatatatatatatatatatatatatatatatatatatatatatttatttatttatttatttatgggtaTAAATTGAGTTGAGTTTGCGTCAAATAAATATTCAggaaacattccagtgggccctaggaagattttaatggtaggacgttCAATCGcaactgtttcttatagtattgcccacctgagatttggatgttcttcatttttgggctcatgccttaaaactatctggcaaaatggatgaacggtgtggatatagaataaagaCCTCAAGGCGAGCTACGCTCCTAATGCGCGCTCCTCGTTGCACGGGCTCCCTGCCGTCCTGTCACAAcccgacgcggattgcgtctgtgggccaccctgatgtaagtgttttatctatgcggTTCATAGTTttcctcggatcattttaagatattatccaaataatgaggcatgtccaaggcttaagtgaaccATAAAAACTTCTTCAGAGCTAAAGAAGTTTCGgaccacgtctacatgaccttatgaataggttggatggtaaaaaaaacatcacggttgtcattagaaaggtttcaacggtgggtgtcattatcactgcaacttcctttggtgtgttccacttgagcaaaggatcctttggtgtggtccactggagcaatGCATCGCCCTCGTTTTTAGGGTCAAACCTTAAAATGACACGAGAAAAGCAATAAACGGCATGGACAAAACacttatatcacggtggccccacatagccctgccagtacggattaccgtccgggtggGGTAGGACGCGATCCGCGTCCGTCACAACCCATGTTCCACGGAGAGCGGATTAGATGAGACCGAGCCTCACCCatgacggtgcggcccttaccgtggggctcaccttgatgtatgtattatgtatcattaccgtccatccgcttttgcAGGTCATTTCACagtattattcaaaaaatgaagcagatcaaattaTTAgagggaccataccataagaaacagtggtgattgaccattaataagtatacgtgaccttatcaacaaattgaaTGGTAGCTTAACACTACGGAAACATCAAGGTAcgcactaagaagtttttaatgggagggcactcaatcaccaccgtttctcaTGATATGGTTTTTGGGATAACACCctaaatacataatacatacatcaaggtgggccccatggtaacccCACAGTAAGAGCTGCACCCTCGGTAAGGCCAGGATCTCACCCGGGTAACAGataagtgggtgttacccttaccgtgtgaggcccaccttgatgaatttgtttcattccatgccgtctatccattttgctagctcattcaAGGACTTTATACCAAAAtttaaaaagatctaaatctttgttggaccacaccactggaaaaagtagcgaatgatcattaaaagctttttgtaggacacaaaagttttagatcaagctaatcgATGTACCGTCCCTTCATCCAGTTGTGgttgacattatcaacgggttggatggcaaataaatattaccgaTCTGCTTACTGTTGTTCtgggaaagtttttaatagtgagcgtACAATCATAaccttttcttgtggtgtggtccaccagagatttagatatgcttaataTTTGAAACCTGTccttaaaaacggatggacggaatagatataCAATATATGATCGAGGTggccctacggtaagggtaacagccactaagctgttacccacCCAATGTAAAATCTGGCCTGATATTTGATCAggttcattttattattattattgttgttgttgctgctgctgctgtgttttcacttcatttggtGAGTTGCACATTgttaacggattggatgaaagATGATACACAATGATGACACCACACAAAAACCtacggttggcatcccatccaCATTGTTTTATTATGTGGCCCATCAGAATTGTGGATCTTTCTTTCAACCCAGCTCCTAGAATCGAGGATAAAACTTGatcgacggagtggattttacatgcaaAACATCTTGGGCCCCACAAGTTTGTGTGTTTTACGTTCTCGTGAGAACAGTCATTGCAGAGGATTCCGGCCCTTCACATGACATATTCTAAGGCCCTGTAAGTTTAACACGTGTCCCAAAGTTGCCACGTGCACACACGTGTCAGGATGACCGTTGCAACCATACCAGGAAAAAACCAACCGACCTCTTGTGGAAATAATAGATAGTACGGACGTTTTCAAGAACCCAAAGAGATGGCATCTCCGGAAGGAATAGGCGGAAATCCTGACGGAAATCTGACATTTCCGGCGGTCAACGCCGACGGCGAATTAAATCCCCGCAAAGCCCAAGACTTTCCGGTCGACCCTATCTCCTCAAATGTGGCCACATCTAAGGCCATCAaggtattttttctttttctttttctttttctcatttccATGGTAGGGTCCATGATTTGTTTATCCAGACCGTTGATgagatgggcctcacaatggatGGGAGATTCCCAAAAGAATTTCTAGATTAGAGATTCCTAACCCTTTGATTAGCGGTCGACAAATAGACGGCTCAGAGAAAACATTGCAACGGATTTAGGAAAAAGGCCAAAGGTTGGACGGGTGAGATCTTCCTACGTGGAAGAGGTTTTGGGTTGTTGCCCATCTGCGGTTGGACATAATATGATCGACGATCCATGGGCCCACTTGCTCAATTTAAAGTTTAAACAATCATGGGAAGGGAGCTTGCCAGTCCCACGAGCAGCCAC
Protein-coding regions in this window:
- the LOC131234814 gene encoding uncharacterized protein LOC131234814, which gives rise to MASPEGIGGNPDGNLTFPAVNADGELNPRKAQDFPVDPISSNVATSKAIKDEVEAKEKKDAVKSALIVSGVLVAVIAAIFAVSRKWKET